GCAAACCTCACCTACATTGATTTTGTTGTCTGCCGTCCCCATAGAAGCTTGCTGCTTTATTCAAACAAAGATATTAGGCCCATgcattcttaattttattatgtgttcGTTGTCTTCTCTGGCGGCGGCATTCCATCTACATATTCTTGGTCCTTCAGGAACCTACTGATACTTACTGTACCCCTGTAATAAATACTTCCAGTGGATCAAGACGAGCGTCCACAGCCGGAGCTGGTGCGACCACTGCCCTGGGTGTTCTTCCTCGCCATGCTGGTCACGTTGAGGATCACCAGGGAGTGCATATCGCTCCTCAATCTCGTCATGGGGAAACCACCACTAAGATCCGCTGATGTGGTAAGATTTTACTAAGAACTTAAATTACGTCCTAATGATCCGAATTCACAGTAGAAATATGATTATCTTGTGTTCTtgaaaaaagctttttatgTACACCTAAAAAAGCgtttttacacataatatagCAGATTCAAATCTCAAAACGATTGtataatgttatttgtattgtCTTTAACCACTGCTTttccatacaaaacaaaaaggtTCCATCAGTTTGCAGCACATTTATAAGTCCAATCTCACATGAGTTATCGCAACGAAATAATTAAACACAGGAAATAATGTTCATTAAAAACTCTCTTCTAGTCTTATACGAAAAGTTGTCTTAGAAAAGTCCTATCTTTATCtcttactaattaaataatacagtaAATTGGTAGTAGTGGACAAACAGCAGACCTTTCCTCATTACGAAGacacacttgcccagcagttagacagttttttaacccattaatgctCCCATTGTTGGGTAAGGATTTTCTCCTAAACTAGGTAGGGGTTagggcttgagtccaccacgctagccaaatgtaattggggacttagcatgccctataaaacaattttttaggcatgcaaggtatTTAAATGTATCTTTAATGGTTACTGCAGGTGATGTACATACAAAGCAAGCGCCGGTACTTGCGTACGCTAAAGTATCAGGGCAACAGACTGATGCGAGCGCGCACCAGCACGACCCCGCCGCAGTCGTGGACCAACGCCATACACTCGCTGTTCGAGTTCACTATGTGCTTCCGCCGACAGTCCGCGCACTACGGCAATAATAACACTACGAGAGTCAGCAATAATGATCAAGTACTGGTGAGTACagttcgtccgcgtggaaacccttcccgtgtaaatcctgatccttcgggaactccagggtaaaaagtataagcctatgtgttattctaggtcttcagctacctatataccaaatttcatgctaaTCGGTTccgtagtatttgcgtgaaagagtaacaaacatccatacatacatacattctcacaaactttcgcatttataatattagtaggatgatCTGAAAAACTCGTAAGTAGTCTACTTACGAGTTTTTAGTCCTGAAGATGTGCTTTCTGACTGAAGTGTAGAGTTTGAAAACTCTTTACCAACACATTTTTCAAGTTCTATGCCGCGTCTTTAATGTTAAATTAGAGTTTATAGATTTAGGACTGGGCTTTTAGGGCTAGACTCCTGCCTCTACGAGCGATATGGGCTAGTTATGGCATATCACAGaaaacattttacatgaaaagttttattgtgggataagatttattttttgatcGAAAGAATGAACGATTCCGGACGATTTTTAGGGCAAGGTACATGTAACATCCAGATCCAACTTGGGCTAGtcaaataaaacttgtttacGTCATTAGTCCTTAAAACCTTCTAACACAGAGTacatttgttataaaacaagTTTGGAAGTAGCGCGTGGCGTGCGTGGCGTGCAGTAAATTGACATAATACACACAATTCTTGCGCCATTACTGATCATTTCACAAATTGCTCGTAAAATTAACGTTTATCTGCGACATTGACGAATGCTCGGTAATCCTGCGAATTGTTGTATTAACTCTCACGGCTCAGATATTCAAGGATAATACAGCTTTTTAGATtcacaaattgtattttattaaatatgtatttatactgTTATACTCTGTGcgtcgtggcgcagtggttaaggtcatcacgccactaccattgcgtcaggagggcGTGGGTGCGATTCCCAATCGAGATCCTCCgcgtttcggaaggcacgttaaattgttgattccggctgtcattttcaaaaatctttgacagtcgttaacagaagctagaagcttgaaagtctgacaactagtcctATCAATTCCATTCTTATCGAAGggtgtcgtgttataacctaggtaattaggttgtggaggtccgataggtagtcgctccatgtaaaatacttgtatccagctgcatctggcgagactggaagccgactcaatCATAGTTGtgagaaaggctaggctgatgatgttCAATCTATGTTAATTCAGGTAGTGAAACGCAGCAAGCGTGTCCGGGAGCCGGCCCCGGCAAGCGCGGGGACCAGCGAGACGACCATGGAGCGTCTCATTGAGAAGATGATGATCGATCTCGACGCTGACTCCGATGAAGATTCCAGCTTTACGGTACACACTGATTTACTACTAcgattttgaattttttgtttgatttgatatatttgttgatagtttttcaaagtatttattcatattatgtttcaaagtggtttctaaaaaaaactcattttgCATATAAGGTACTATTATAAGTCAGATAATTTagatgttttgatatttttttcaaattcatgactttgtttagtatttgttgATACTTTAGTGAGTGAAGgttctattaaaaacttaatgttattatttattattttaaaaattcaaacaatttgTTAATTGTATAACGTTGAGTAAAATGCTTGTTTTCCTGTCGTTTACCtttcaataacatattatttgtaaataactttGTTATGTTACATTACAGTTAACAACCGTAACAAGTCCAAAAAGCGATAGATCAGACTTCACGATAGACTCGGACCAGGACGCAACATTCCACAACAATATATCAACTATCCACAATGAAAACGACGTCAACATCGCTCAACACGCCGAAGTAACAACCTACTCGGACATAACGGAGGTCCCTTCATCCACGCCGGAGAAGAGCGCACCACCGACCAAGGAAATATACCCCACACCTCCAGAAGATAGCTTTAAAGAAGAATCAAAACGGACCAACGACACCTCTCCCTCAAAAATTCCCAGAACGCCAAATAGCGAACAAAAAATCGGTACGAAATTAAGAACTTGgtctaataaactaaaaaggaaattatttaaCAAGCATGCGAAATGTTACGGTACGtctgttttatattgaaatgtttttttcacaGCGAATGGGCGGACGGTTAAGAGTGTGCCCAGCAAAAAGAAAGGTATTCTGATGATTGgactttaatacaatttttgcTTGTGTATCATCTctgtagtaatatttttaaagcatttttcttACATCTTGGTGCTAAGTTAAGGAATGTTAGACGTAGCTTCACATGCTTTTAAAAGATAAACTGATTATGCTAAACAAGATTTTATCTTCActgcctttaaaaaaatatattttacaaattgatttctttacgcaTGTGTCTGCTTATTTATTTGAGTCTtgagattttgtattttttcctaATATTTTCTACTCAAATCACTGGTATGAGTTGTTTGCTAAATTCTTTTATGACTGGATTTGCAAAACTTTATTATGAATAGGCATGTGTTTATGGCCATTGGTGGTGGTACCAAATTATTAGAATGTGTGAGAGTGTTTGTTTATCTGTTTATTTTTCTCCTATAATTATTCTATGTATGGCATTAAAGCATTGGTACTCctgatttattgaaatttgacattttattaacttattctAAAGTTAATAAGATGTCTGAACTTTGTCCTACAGGCGTATTAAATActtctaattttaatattaaagtacaaattataataatctttaatttcaaatctatttatctattatcTAGGTACGGGTGGAGAGAAAGAGAGGCGAAGCTCGGAGCAGAACAAGAGTGTATCGGGCAACAACACTATGTAAACATCTACAAGGTACATCACAgtttttcattaaactttttatgtGCTTGTTATCATGTGATTATCGTTCCAATGTGTTAATTACGTTGCATTGATTTCTAAAAGAGATGTAGatggataataataattagttgaTATACTTGTTATGTAACGTATCTAGCAATCCAGGTACAGTTTGCCACTGGTCGATACTTTCTTTTGGATCGAAGTACCGCAAAATAAACCTATGAGCAGTTATAATACCGGGTTTAAATTTTTAGTAAAAGTTTCATATATTCGGTGCTCTCGGTTTGCATTCGAGATTTTGGGATTGATTTCTTTCAAACCTGACGTCAAATACAATTACATGAttgaatacaattaattatagtcttttatatctaatatataaaattctcgcgtcacagttttcgttgccatattctccgaaacggcttgaccgattctcatgaaattttgttagCATATTGAGTaagactgagaatcggccaacatctatttttcatacgtcttaattaaaaaaaaatatatagcaatacaacgtttgccgggtcagcaaGTATACATATAGTATAAGTTGTCTATCAGGCTTTAATTTATCATTTCCGGATAGCTACCCGGTGTGAAATCTAACTCTAAAGccaatttatttttgcacgGTGAACGTTGACTTAGTTTTCTAATTAGTTTATATAAGTActtcttatataataaataacttatgtatgtattatatctTTTCCAGTTAATCTCGCACAGTCAAAGCTGCAGTGCAGTCGGATACAAGTTTCAACTAGCATAAGTTAGTATATAATGTCTACGTccatatatatttaatatttaatcacAATGCGCCACGCTATCGTTATTTATGAGgcaaaagatataaaaattgGTAATGATTTATCTACAGCTGTTTCACTAACGCGATAAGGGGAATTACTTAATTGTGCATTATTTACCGGTTGTTTAAAgattctacatttatttttgatgcTGAAAATAATAGTTCAACTAAATGTAGGCAGGTACTTGAGAGGTAtaggcaaatatttttattttttataacaacaaaactgGATAATTTTGTTAACTGAATATTCGGTTTAGGCTTTGGTGTCGAATTGACAAGCCAATATAAATAATGCATGATCATACAACTCCCTATATAACGTTTAAGTCGGAAAGTATACAGTTGTGTTGATAATGGTTTTAACATTCCTGCCTATTGATGTTTGCTTAGTTTACGTCATTTTTGGTCTTGTAAAAAGGGGTACGTGCAGTCCATGATGCTACCAAATTggaaccctcttattcataaacacactataaacctatattagttaaaacactactataatatgttttctctttttcatttcgccaaggagcgaaagaaacaaaacactttataagcctttcataacttcgtatatttttatgaataaagagGGGAAGTCTATAGTTCCCTTCTGATGGCGTTGTTTGTAGGGATCTAAGCAAGTGGACTCTACCCCTATTGAAAAAGGTGGTGTTTGATATGTTTTGAGATACAGTTTTTCTATGAAAACAGAgcgtttatataataaacaataaggACTTGTTCACATAAGCCAAAGCGCCGCAAAAAGAATTTACACAATCTTATGTATGGTGTAATCTGTCAATAGCGATCTAATTACTTGAATCTCTTCATAAAcccgttttattattttgacctgTGTTTAACTCTCGGAGGAATGACAAagataagtttattttgttttttttttattttgcttttatttgtaGAAGTGCCCTTTTTTGGTTATTAGTGTTGTTAGTACCTTCGGTAGTTTGTCGAAAGTATGTccttagaattttaaatataagtttatttgtaaaagtatatatttcttttgtatGAAGTAACGGATCGGTTTGAGGAAAATGGCTTACGGAGTTTTCAAAAACTGATCTTTGGTGAAGGACAAGCTTATTAGTAATTAAACTAGTAAGCGTATCCTTCACAGTAGGTTATTGAAAACGACCAGTAATTCGCTTTTGATAGAAACACGATCCAATTTAAAAGTAGAAAGTTTCCTAAACCTTTCTAAAGtagtagaaataatttaatattcatttttagtTACAGAATTGTAGTTCCTCCGGGagttggttttatttattttaggacatattctttaaaatatcgTGCCTTCGCTACTCATTAACTATGAAAAGACAGACAGATCTTTAAAATATGTGgcacaaaatttttatttaagtatattttattccttgaagaaaatatttttgtagttagtTGTTCAAGTTCCTCTCTCATTCGCTTATCCATAagttaatcattttatttttaaggtttcaacattttattattttatatcgtgGAGTGTATAAATATTAGACGTTATTGATTTATCTATTGTCAgaatcaaaaatatgtatgtactgtcacaatttcaaaagcatttttatataGCACTtataaccagttgcgctcaccggtcggtaaacgatcagtggattaagcaacgcttggcgcggtcattctataaatgggtgatcgcatagttgTATTTGATGTATATTAACTTCGAAGTTATTTAACAATCACTGCGTATTGTTGTTGAccaagcaataattaaattgatattttcatacaaaaaagtactaTTGAAAATGTAGCATTGTACACATATTTTTGAAGCTGACTTACCTAGTCTTACGAATActgaacaattttataaaaagctttttaatactttaataatattggtaaaatGGAAGCTATTAAATACTATAAGGCCTAGATTTTCAACTTCTGGATAACTTTCAGATTGCTAATCAAATGGAATTCTGACAGTTTTGTTCATACATTTGTTACTTTATCCAGCAGACAGGCTATCTGACGTTTACCCTTGAGCCGTGAAACTGGCCTTTAATACTGTAATGTTCTAAATAAGATCAGTTTTATACAGCTAAAGTTAATGTTTATTGACTTAcagccagtttcttcatcaaaagttaCAGGTAAAAAAAACGacagtcaaatttgtttcttcacgaattCACAGTTTTATGAAGATACAGATTTACTACTAcacaaatattaagtaaaagCCAAtatatgaagaaactggccgttattGTACATAAGCTTATTCTAGTTATAAGTAATGTTTTTGTCCTATAATactcatttttaataattatcggctatcattataatttataggCACATTTCATGTTCCTGCCAAGTGCAATTATTAgacattttatagattttttttgtcagtaaaattatttatttcatttccaaAGATTTGGCTGTGTACagatcaaataatataaaagactgatgaaattgtgtaataaactattattattacgaaTAATTTTTCGTTTCCTAAATTATGTAatcttatatttgtatttttataaagtttgatacgttttaaattatgaaaataatgttacaaatatatttttaacaatatcttatggttttatttacgtCCTACCCtgagtccattgaaatgttactttTTTAGGCCTTAGCTGCTGTTTTTCAAGAGAATGCAGGTTAGCAACAGCTGAAGTTCAAGTTTGTGGGGTCAATACCTTATTCCCAGGGTCCGAAACCTTTTTTTGAAAATGGCATCCGGGGGACTACGGCGTTGATCCCCCAAACTAAAACTTAAATTGCGTAATAAAATTGCGTCTTCTGAAAAACGCAACcctaaatgttatttttcaatgGACTACTTATTTTACAAACTGTCTGTGTTGTCATCACTGGTGAATGGTCAGTTACCAGTCATCATAGTTGATGCAATTGTGTTGTAAGATACAAGGTATCTCCTGACCTTGTACGAACATTGAACTACAGGTTTCTAATGGCTAATAATACTTGAAAGGAGTTGTTATGAAGTTAGACGATTGACGACATTATAAAATACGATACGTTGCGCgcgagataataataaattttctctACTGCAATTTTCTTcagaaatgatttttttgtttaagaacatttaaaaaaagtagtttataaTGATATAGGAATACAAAAAGACACTGTTTCCGCCCGGGATCGAACCGGGGACCTTGTGCGTGTGAAGCACACGTGATAACCGCTACACTACGGAAACTTATTTCTCTCCGTCGAAAATTGTGTACACTATCAAATTGACTTCAATCAAAGAATAAATCTCGAAAGAATTTGACATGAGTTGTTTATAACCAAGCAACCTGTCGTTCACTGTAAACCCCGGCTACGAAACTAGGCGGTTATCGCTTCTCTGAccaaaataatagaaaaaagcATTCTTGTACATAATAGTGAGCGAGCGGTGTCAGCCTCCCAGTCTCGCGGCAAGTTCGCCCGCGGTCGGTCGCGGACGCGTGTCACCGTGCCACGCTATTGTCGGTGTTTAGTTGTGCAAATAATTCACTCTAAATCCgtgaaatacacaaaataactaACCATGGATCCCGAAGCATTCTTGGACCTGGCCAACCAGgtcataaaactaaaaatgtacCCGTATTTTGACGTAGCCCATTCTCTATTATGCGCCCTTGCAGTAAGAGAGGATTTGGGAGCTGGTAAGTGgtattcgatttatttttaaattaaacgcGCGAAAACAGCGTGTAATTACGCGCACTTCCGTATCCTTTGCGCTATTAATATTGTCAAAAGGTAATTTGTTTGgaatgtactaaaataaaagaCACCTAAACGCGTTTAAAAATAGATCGTTCCCGTAGCATCATCAGACTGAATAGCTCTATAACATCTAATGTTAACTGAACAAATTGTTCTTCATAGTTTATTACGTAGagttcatatttattattatgtagagctgtagagtgtaaaatataaagtgCACTATCTCTTGATAAATAACTTcgataagtaaaaaaatcatgtaAGATCACTTGAGCTAATCGCTGACGTGGTAAATGCTAATTCGATATTTAcgttaaaaattaacatttagctacaaattaatataattactctgtaatttattaaatatacatgaAGAGCCGT
The sequence above is drawn from the Anticarsia gemmatalis isolate Benzon Research Colony breed Stoneville strain chromosome 17, ilAntGemm2 primary, whole genome shotgun sequence genome and encodes:
- the Jabba gene encoding jabba — its product is MELVSLAKEVFQNAAEHAASYRLGQTALRHLDRTLWVVEKCARWAVPPPLDQDERPQPELVRPLPWVFFLAMLVTLRITRECISLLNLVMGKPPLRSADVVMYIQSKRRYLRTLKYQGNRLMRARTSTTPPQSWTNAIHSLFEFTMCFRRQSAHYGNNNTTRVSNNDQVLVVKRSKRVREPAPASAGTSETTMERLIEKMMIDLDADSDEDSSFTLTTVTSPKSDRSDFTIDSDQDATFHNNISTIHNENDVNIAQHAEVTTYSDITEVPSSTPEKSAPPTKEIYPTPPEDSFKEESKRTNDTSPSKIPRTPNSEQKIANGRTVKSVPSKKKGTGGEKERRSSEQNKSVSGNNTM